The following is a genomic window from Streptomyces lincolnensis.
GGTCGTGCTCGGCATCCTCGCCGTGGTCTTCGGGATCAAGGGACGCAAGCGGGCCGAGCAGGGTCTGGCCGACAACCACGGCCAGGCGCAGGCCGGTCTGATCACCGGCATCATCGGGATCATCCTCGGCGTCGCCGTGCTCGTCCTGCTCGCCATCGGCATCACGGCCGCCATCAACATGGACGACGAGTACGACTCCGACTCCGACTCCTACGGCGCGCTGCACAGCGTCTCCGCGCCCGTGCTGTCGCCCCGCTGATCCCACCCCTCAAGAACCCATCCCCCCAAGGTGATCGGGCCCACTACGATGCCCTGGCAGTCAACGAGGGGAGAGCAGTTCATGTCCGACGCCCAACCCGGATCCGGGGGATTCGGGCCGCCGCCGTCGCAGCCGCCGCACCAGCCCGCGCAGGGAGCCGGTGGCTACGCCTATCCGCCGGCCGCACCCCAGTCCGCACCCGGCTACGGCTACCCGAACGCGGGTCAGCCCTACCAGCAGAACCCCTCCTACCCGGTCGCGCCCCCGATGGGGGCCTACCCGCAGACGCCCGGTTACGCCATGGCGCCGCAGCCGGCCAACGGCATGGGCACGACCGGTCTGGTGCTGGGCATCATCGGCGTGGTGTGCAGCGTGGTCGTCGTCATGTGGTGGCTCGGTGTCATCCTCGGGATCCTCGCCATCATCTTCGGCGCGATCGGCCGGGGGAAG
Proteins encoded in this region:
- a CDS encoding DUF4190 domain-containing protein, encoding MSDAQPGSGGFGPPPSQPPHQPAQGAGGYAYPPAAPQSAPGYGYPNAGQPYQQNPSYPVAPPMGAYPQTPGYAMAPQPANGMGTTGLVLGIIGVVCSVVVVMWWLGVILGILAIIFGAIGRGKANRGEATNKGAATAGLVCGIIATVILPLLLFLVFASIMGAAGL